One segment of Schistocerca cancellata isolate TAMUIC-IGC-003103 chromosome 2, iqSchCanc2.1, whole genome shotgun sequence DNA contains the following:
- the LOC126162432 gene encoding mitochondrial glycine transporter A-like isoform X1, translating to MSSEGYVMNPVMPRSSACEPSSIDSADKTRLQCAIEERRASSWLNHSAAEDFVNSLKVEDIDTEHHTSAMDIISNNPVLKSFIAGSLSGTFSTVMFQPLDLVKTRLQNTVPAAVGHRSSGMITIMVHILRKEHLAGLWKGMTPSITRCVPGVGLYFSSLHWLKSHLVQGDPGPMQAVALGMMARTLSGVLLIPITVVKTRFESGVYQYGGVTQALRVIYRTEGARGLCCGLLPTLIRDAPFSGIYLMFYTQAKKTVPQEWLQQTSAGGNSFTHFGCGVIAGVMASVVTQPADVLKTKMQLYPHKFSSVLSVVMYVQKTYGFRGYFKGLAPRMLRRTLMAAMAWTVYEQITRQIGLK from the exons ATGTCGTCGGAAGGTTATGTGATGAATCCAGTGATGCCTAGGTCAAGCGCATGTGAACCCAGTAGCATTGACTCAGCAGATAAGACACG CTTGCAGTGTGCGATTGAAGAGCGCAGAGCAAGCTCGTGGCTGAATCACTCTGCAGCAGAAGATTTTGTGAATAGCCTGAAAGTTGAAGACATCGACACCGAACATCATACATCAGCGATGgatattatttcaaat AATCCAGTGTTGAAGTCATTTATAGCTGGTTCTCTTTCGGGAACGTTTTCCACTGTGATGTTCCAGCCCCTGGATTTAGTCAAGACTAGACTTCAAAATACAGTGCCTGCTGCTGTTGG GCATCGATCATCTGGTATGATAACTATTATGGTCCACATCCTTCGGAAGGAACATCTTGCAGGGCTGTGGAAGGGCATGACTCCT tcaataacacgctgTGTGCCAGGTGTTGGGCTGTACTTTTCATCACTTCACTGGCTGAAATCACACCTTGTGCAAGGAGATCCTGGACCAATGCAGGCAGTTGCATTGGGCATGATGGCAAGGACATTGTCTGGAGTTCTTCTTATACCAATCACAGTTGTGAAAACACGTTTTGAG AGTGGAGTGTACCAATATGGAGGTGTGACACAGGCACTGCGTGTCATATACAGGACAGAAGGTGCCCGTGGACTATGCTGTGGTCTGCTTCCAACACTTATTAGAGACGCACCATTCTCAGGGATATACTTAATGTTTTACACGCAAGCTAAGAAAACAGTGCCACAGG AATGGCTTCAGCAGACATCAGCAGGTGGCAACAGCTTCACACATTTTGGGTGTGGGGTGATTGCTGGTGTAATGGCATCAGTGGTTACCCAACCTGCAGATGTGCTCAAGACGAAGATGCAACTCTACCCACATAAATTTTCATCTGTGCTGTCTGTTGTTATGTATGTCCAAAAG ACTTATGGATTTCGAGGCTACTTCAAAGGACTGGCTCCTCGAATGCTCAGAAGAACATTGATGGCTGCTATGGCATGGACAGTTTATGAACAG ATAACTAGACAGATTGGATTGAAATGA
- the LOC126162432 gene encoding mitochondrial glycine transporter-like isoform X2 has protein sequence MDIISNNPVLKSFIAGSLSGTFSTVMFQPLDLVKTRLQNTVPAAVGHRSSGMITIMVHILRKEHLAGLWKGMTPSITRCVPGVGLYFSSLHWLKSHLVQGDPGPMQAVALGMMARTLSGVLLIPITVVKTRFESGVYQYGGVTQALRVIYRTEGARGLCCGLLPTLIRDAPFSGIYLMFYTQAKKTVPQEWLQQTSAGGNSFTHFGCGVIAGVMASVVTQPADVLKTKMQLYPHKFSSVLSVVMYVQKTYGFRGYFKGLAPRMLRRTLMAAMAWTVYEQITRQIGLK, from the exons ATGgatattatttcaaat AATCCAGTGTTGAAGTCATTTATAGCTGGTTCTCTTTCGGGAACGTTTTCCACTGTGATGTTCCAGCCCCTGGATTTAGTCAAGACTAGACTTCAAAATACAGTGCCTGCTGCTGTTGG GCATCGATCATCTGGTATGATAACTATTATGGTCCACATCCTTCGGAAGGAACATCTTGCAGGGCTGTGGAAGGGCATGACTCCT tcaataacacgctgTGTGCCAGGTGTTGGGCTGTACTTTTCATCACTTCACTGGCTGAAATCACACCTTGTGCAAGGAGATCCTGGACCAATGCAGGCAGTTGCATTGGGCATGATGGCAAGGACATTGTCTGGAGTTCTTCTTATACCAATCACAGTTGTGAAAACACGTTTTGAG AGTGGAGTGTACCAATATGGAGGTGTGACACAGGCACTGCGTGTCATATACAGGACAGAAGGTGCCCGTGGACTATGCTGTGGTCTGCTTCCAACACTTATTAGAGACGCACCATTCTCAGGGATATACTTAATGTTTTACACGCAAGCTAAGAAAACAGTGCCACAGG AATGGCTTCAGCAGACATCAGCAGGTGGCAACAGCTTCACACATTTTGGGTGTGGGGTGATTGCTGGTGTAATGGCATCAGTGGTTACCCAACCTGCAGATGTGCTCAAGACGAAGATGCAACTCTACCCACATAAATTTTCATCTGTGCTGTCTGTTGTTATGTATGTCCAAAAG ACTTATGGATTTCGAGGCTACTTCAAAGGACTGGCTCCTCGAATGCTCAGAAGAACATTGATGGCTGCTATGGCATGGACAGTTTATGAACAG ATAACTAGACAGATTGGATTGAAATGA
- the LOC126162433 gene encoding UPF0547 protein C16orf87 homolog, with amino-acid sequence MRKVPKHKMIAKSCPKCSMQLPIASKTCACGHIFVGRRSNAAQEGDGTSITRRRTERVKREKPNYYDALEYDKETRKQQQRKRSMRTSADQSQSKSDEQIGADDDVVHLKRKRKRNFRTEQDSDDRDNCLQIISPENGFKCSVILSEINRKMGVTSWRV; translated from the coding sequence ATGAGGAAAGTTCCAAAACACAAGATGATAGCCAAGAGCTGTCCCAAGTGCTCCATGCAGTTACCTATTGCATCAAAGACATGTGCATGTGGACATATATTTGTTGGAAGGCGATCAAATGCTGCACAAGAGGGTGATGGCACAAGCATTACCCGTCGCCGTACAGAAAGGGTAAAACGAGAGAAGCCTAATTACTACGATGCATTGGAGTACGACAAGGAGACAAGGAAGCAGCAACAACGAAAGCGCAGTATGCGTACTTCTGCTGACCAGTCACAGAGCAAAAGTGATGAACAGATTGGTGCAGACGACGATGTTGTGCATCTCAAAAGGAAGCGGAAACGCAACTTCAGAACAGAACAGGATAGTGATGATAGGGACAattgtttacaaataatttcacCAGAGAATGGCTTCAAATGTTCTGTTATTCTCTCTGAAATTAACCGAAAAATGGGTGTAACATCATGGAGAGTATAA